The proteins below come from a single Pandoraea apista genomic window:
- the nadC gene encoding carboxylating nicotinate-nucleotide diphosphorylase: MTQPKTLSTDEALSPDFAAFGEPLEAALSRNVRDALAEDIGSGDLTGLLVPSDEMAHARIIVRESAVLCGVRWFERCMKGVSAEVRVQWHYREGDRMSPDSAVCDIYGPARALLTGERTSMNFLQLLSGVATAVRRYADIVEGTKARVLDTRKTLPGLRLAQKFAVRVGGGANQRLALYDGILIKENHIAAAGGIRQVLANADRLSEGAPVQIEVESLEELETALECGATSILLDNFTLEMMREAARVADGRAVLEASGGINLETLRAIAETGVDRISVGGLTKDVRATDFSMRILETVG; this comes from the coding sequence ATGACGCAACCCAAAACACTGAGCACCGACGAGGCGCTCTCCCCGGATTTCGCCGCGTTCGGTGAACCGCTCGAAGCGGCGCTCTCGCGCAACGTGCGTGATGCGCTCGCCGAAGACATCGGCAGCGGTGATCTGACTGGCCTTCTCGTGCCGTCCGACGAAATGGCGCATGCACGCATCATCGTGCGTGAATCGGCGGTGCTGTGCGGTGTGCGCTGGTTCGAGCGCTGCATGAAGGGCGTGAGTGCGGAAGTCCGTGTGCAATGGCACTACCGCGAAGGTGACCGCATGTCGCCCGATTCGGCCGTATGCGATATCTACGGGCCGGCGCGCGCGTTGTTGACAGGCGAGCGCACGTCGATGAACTTCCTCCAGTTGCTCTCCGGTGTGGCGACGGCGGTGCGCCGCTATGCCGATATCGTTGAGGGGACGAAGGCGCGCGTGCTCGATACCCGCAAGACGCTGCCGGGACTGCGTCTCGCGCAGAAGTTCGCGGTCCGTGTGGGCGGTGGGGCGAACCAACGCCTTGCGCTCTACGACGGCATTCTCATCAAGGAAAATCACATCGCTGCCGCCGGAGGCATTCGTCAGGTGCTGGCGAACGCCGACCGTCTCTCGGAGGGTGCACCGGTGCAGATCGAGGTGGAGTCGCTGGAGGAACTGGAAACGGCGCTTGAGTGCGGCGCGACGTCGATTTTGCTCGATAACTTCACGTTGGAAATGATGCGTGAAGCAGCCCGCGTTGCCGATGGCCGGGCTGTGCTGGAGGCGTCGGGCGGCATCAATCTGGAAACGCTGCGTGCGATTGCCGAGACGGGTGTTGACCGGATTTCCGTGGGCGGACTCACCAAGGACGTTCGTGCCACTGATTTCTCCATGCGGATTCTGGAGACGGTCGGCTAA